A single region of the Musa acuminata AAA Group cultivar baxijiao chromosome BXJ1-11, Cavendish_Baxijiao_AAA, whole genome shotgun sequence genome encodes:
- the LOC135597306 gene encoding probable uridine nucleosidase 1, with amino-acid sequence MKSNSADGSPASDSGSHACLDGPMKVIIDTDPGIDDSMTILMAFQLPEIEILGLTTIFGNVRTEDATRNALLLCEIAGHPQVPVAEGSHEPLKGEEPSIADFIHGPDGLGNIFLPPPVGEKMDKNASEFLVEMVSQYPGDVTILALGPLTNLALAIKRDPCFASNVKKIVILGGAFFTAGNVNPAAEANIYGDPEAADIVFTCGADITVVGINITTQVKFTDADLSELRNSKGRHSQTISDMCKFLRDWHVQSEGVHGIFLHDPVSFAALVRPDLFTFKKGVVRVETQGICMGHTLMDDGLKEWITSNPWTGYTPASVAWTVDVPGVLSFIKQLLMKP; translated from the exons ATGAAGTCCAATTCCGCCGATGGATCGCCGGCAAGCGACAGCGGGAGCCACGCGTGTCTTGATGGCCCCATGAAGGTCATCATCGACACGGATCCCGGGATAG ATGACAGTATGACCATATTAATGGCGTTTCAATTACCAGAGATTGAAATCTTAGGTCTGACAACAATATTTGGCAACGTGCGCACCGAAGATGCCACTCGCAATGCCTTGCTGTTG TGTGAGATCGCAGGACACCCTCAAGTTCCAGTAGCAGAAGGAAGCCATGAACCTTTAAAG GGAGAAGAGCCAAGTATTGCTGATTTTATTCATGGACCGGATGGGCTTGGCAATATATTTCTACCGCCACCGGTGGGAGAAAAGATGGATAAAAACGCATCAGAGTTTTTGGTTGAGATGGTTTCTCAGTACCCTGGTGATGTAACCATCCTTGcattgggtcctttaacaaacttAGCGTTG GCTATCAAAAGAGACCCTTGCTTCGCAAGCAACGTGAAGAAAATAGTTATTCTTGGCGGGGCCTTCTTTACTGCTGGAAATGTCAACCCGGCTGCCGAAGCAAAT ATTTATGGAGATCCGGAGGCAGCTGACATTGTCTTCACGTGTGGAGCAGACATAACTGTTGTGGGAATAAACATCACGACTCAAGTCAAATTTACAG ATGCGGATCTATCTGAGCTAAGAAACTCTAAAGGAAGGCACTCGCAAACCATAAGTGACATGTGCAAATTCTTGAGAGACTGGCACGTCCAGTCTGAGGGTGTTCATG GTATTTTCCTGCATGATCCTGTCAGTTTTGCGGCATTAGTCCGCCCAGATCTCTTCACGTTCAAAAAGGGGGTCGTGAGGGTGGAAACACAGGGTATTTGCATGGGCCACACACTAATGGACGATGGATTAAAAGA GTGGATCACGAGCAATCCTTGGACAGGCTATACACCTGCATCAGTTGCATGGACAGTCGATGTGCCCGGGGTTCTATCTTTCATCAAACAACTACTGATGAAACCGTGA